From a single Phocoena sinus isolate mPhoSin1 chromosome 1, mPhoSin1.pri, whole genome shotgun sequence genomic region:
- the GLMP gene encoding glycosylated lysosomal membrane protein encodes MRSAVLLLSLLLTAAPFGLLGEETRQVSLKVISDWLHPSQNLLHIQAVGATSTLHYVWSSLGPPAVLLVATNTPNSTLSVNWNLLISSKPDGGIVVLPKESIQFSSALVFTRLFEFDSTNTSDAAAKPPGKSYPPYSLADFSWDNITDSLDPATLSATFRGHPIHDPTAAFASGSLAFRVQAFSRSGRPAQPPRLLHTADTCQLEVDLVGASPRGNHSLFGLEVATLGHGPDCPSVQEQHSIDDEYAPGVFQLDQLLWGSLPSGFMQWRPVAFSQKQGGRESAMPCQASPLYPTLAYLLPQSPIVRAFFGSQNNFCAFNLTFGASTGPGYWDKHYLSWSMLLGVGTPPVDALSLLVVGIVAVALGAPALMLLAGGVFLLLGHKRYSEYQPIN; translated from the exons GTGTCTCTGAAGGTCATCTCTGACTGGCTGCACCCTTCCCAGAACCTGCTTCATATCCAGGCAGTGGGTGCCACTTCCACCCTGCACTATGTGTGGAGCAGCCTGGGACCCCCAGCCGTGCTGCTGGTGGCCACCAACACCCCCAACAGCACCCTGAGTGTCAACTGGAACCTCCTGATTTCCTCTAAGCCTGACGGGGGCATCGTGGTGCTCCCCAAGGAGAGCATCCAATTTTCTTCTGCCCTCGTCTTTACCAGG CTGTTTGAGTTTGACAGCACCAACACATCCGATGCAGCCGCAAAGCCTCCAGGAAAATCGTATCCCCCATACTCCTTGGCCGATTTCTCCTGGGACAACATCACTGACTCATTGGATCCTGCCACCCTGAGCGCCACATTTCGAGGCCACCCCATTCACGACCCCACTGCGGCTTTTGCCAGTGGCAGCCTGGCCTTCAGG GTTCAGGCCTTCTCCAGATCTGGCCGACCAGCCCAACCCCCTCGCCTCCTGCACACAGCGGACACCTGCCAGCTAGAGGTGGACCTGGTTGGGGCCTCTCCCCGGGGAAACCACTCCTTGTTTGGGCTGGAGGTAGCCACGTTGGGCCATGGCCCTGACTGCCCCTCAGTGCAGGAGCAGCACTCCATCGATGATGAATATGCACCTGGCGTCTTCCAG TTGGACCAGCTGCTATGGGGCTCCCTCCCATCAGGCTTCATGCAGTGGCGACCAGTGGCTTTCTCTCAGAAGCAGGGGGGCCGGGAATCAGCCATGCCCTGCCAAGCTTCCCCTCTTTACCCCACCTTGGCATACCTTCTCCCCCAGTCACCCATTGTCCGAGCCTTCTTTGGGTCCCAGAACAACTTCTGTGCCTTCAATCTGACATTTGGGGCTTCCACCGGCCCTGGCTACTgggacaaacactacctcagctg GTCCATGCTCCTGGGTGTGGGCACCCCTCCAGTAGATGCCTTGTCCTTGCTAGTCGTAGGCATCGTGGCAGTGGCCCTGGGTGCTCCAGCGCTCATGCTGCTGGCAGGAGGCGTGTTTCTGCTGCTGGGCCACAAGCGGTACTCAGAATATCAGCCTATAAATTGA